CCGATCCCGTGGCCCACGTAATCGCGGACCACGGTGAACCCCGCCTCCGTGGCAACGCTCTCGATGGCAGCGGATATGTCGTGGAGATGCCCGCCGACTACCGCCGCCTCGATGCCGCTCTTCAGGGCCAGCTTCGCCGCCTCGAGGAGCCGTTTCGCCTCTTCTCCGACCTTTCCCACGGGGAAGGTCACGGCGTGGTCGCCGTAGAAACCGTCGAGCAGCACGCCGCAGTCCACGCTGACTATGTCGCCCGTCTCGAGCATGCGCCTGCCCGGGATGCCGTGGACGACCTGCTCATTCACCGAGACGCAGAGAGTATGCCTGTAACCCGGCACTGTCGGGAACGCGGCCCGCGCGCCCCTGGCCTCGATGAGCTCGGTGGCGATGCGCTCCAGGTCCATGGTGGTGACGCCGGGCGCTATCGACTCGCCGACCTTCACCATCGCCTCAGCGGCGATCCTGTTGGCCTTTCTCAGCTTCTCGACCTCGTCCCTGGACTTGAGCGCTATCATTTACACCCCGAGGCAGCCCTCTTATCAATCAAAGAACAGATGTTCCCGTATATCTCATCTATGCCCCCGACGCCCTTAACGTTGGCCAAAAGCCCCTTCCCTTCGTAGTGGCCGAGCAAAGGCTCGGTCTGGCGCTTGTAGTTCGCGAGCCTGGCGCGGACCGTCTCCTCGTTGTCATCCGCGCGCTGGTAGAGCCTGCCGCCGCACGCGTCGCAGACGCCGTCGCGGGCCGGCTTCTTGAAAAGAACGTGGTAGCCGGTGCCGCACTTCTCGCACTGCCTGCGGCCCGCTATCCTGGCGACGACCTCGTCGTCAGGTACGTCCAGGTTGATCGCGGCGAGAAGCCCCTGCTTCATCTCCGAGAGCATCCTCTCCAGCGCCTCGGCCTGCGCCACGGTGCGGGGGAACCCGTCGAGTATATAGCCCCTTTCACAGTCGGGCTTCGCAAGGCGCTCCCTCATTATGCCTATGATGACCTCGTCGGGCACCAGGGCGCCGCTCTCCATGTAGGAGCGCGCCTTCCTGCCGACCTCTGTGCCCTCGCCGACCGCCGCGCGGAGCATGTCGCCGGTGGAGAGCTGAGGGATCGAATATCTCTCCTCGAGCATCTTTCCCTGGGTCCCCTTGCCGCAGCCCGGGGGCCCCATCAATATTATGCGTATCGCCTCGGTCATCCTCTTAACCTTTCAGCTTTGAGCTTTGAGCTGGCAGCTGCTCAGCTTCTCCTCCCGCGGAATCGGCCGCCCGCCTTTGCCCCCAGGAACCCCTCGTAGTGGCGGGTGAGCAGGTGCGATTCTATCTGGGCCAGCGTGTCCATCGCCACGCCGACGACGATCAGCAGCGAGGTGCCGCCGAACGTGTACGCCAGCGAAGACGGTATGCCGAACCTCTGTATCAAAAAGTACGGAAGCAGGCATATCGCAGCCACGTAGAGCGCCCCGCCGAGCGTGATGCGCGTGAGCACCCTGTCTATGTAGTCCGAGGTGTTCTTGCCCGGCCTGATCCCCGGGATGAACCCGCCGTACTTCTTCATGTTCTCCGCCACGTCGACCGGGTTGAAGGTCACCGCGGTGTAGAAATACGCGAAGAAGATGATCAGCCCGCCGTAGAGCGCGCTGTGGAACCACCCGGTGGAGAGAGTGGCCGCCACCTTCTGCATCACGCCGCCCGGAGAGAACTGCGCTATCGTCGCGGGGAACATGATGATGGAGGAAGCGAATATCGCCGGGATGACGCCCGCGGTGTTGACCTTGAGCGGGAGGTGCGAGGCCTGGCCGCCGTACATCTTGTTGCCCACCACGCGCTTGGCGTACTGCACCGGTATCTTCCGATAGGACCTCTCGACGTATATGATGATGGCTATGATGATCGCGATGAAGGCGAGCAGCATCAGGAAACCGAAGAACCCGCCGTACTGCTCCTTGGTGGCCCACGCGTCGCGGAAGCCGACCGGGATGCGGGTCACGATGCCGGCGAAGATTATGAGGGAGATGCCGTTTCCGATACCGCGCTCGGTTATCATCTCGCCCAGCCACATGAGGAATGAGGTGCCGGCCGCCAGCGTGACCATCGTCGTCAGATAGAACTCCCAGACCGGCACGCCCGGCAGAACCGCGCCCTGCTTATGCAGGCCGACGCTGATCCCCAGGCCCTGCACCAGGGCGAGCACGACCGTGCCGTACCTCGTGTACTGGGTGATCTTCTTGCGCCCGCCCTCCCCCTCCTTCGACAGCCTCTCTATGGAGGGGACCACCACCGTCAGGAGCTGGAAGATGATCGACGCGCTGATATAGGGCATTATGCCAAGGGCGAAGACCGAGAACTGGGCAAGCGCGCCGCCGGAGAACAGGTTGAAGATTTCAAAGACCGTGCCCTGGGATACGATGTTTCGGAC
This is a stretch of genomic DNA from Pseudomonadota bacterium. It encodes these proteins:
- the map gene encoding type I methionyl aminopeptidase: MIALKSRDEVEKLRKANRIAAEAMVKVGESIAPGVTTMDLERIATELIEARGARAAFPTVPGYRHTLCVSVNEQVVHGIPGRRMLETGDIVSVDCGVLLDGFYGDHAVTFPVGKVGEEAKRLLEAAKLALKSGIEAAVVGGHLHDISAAIESVATEAGFTVVRDYVGHGIGRELHEDPQVPNFGTAGTGMKLRRGLVIALEPMLNVGTHEVEVLSDGWTVVTKDRRLSAHFEHVVAIMDEGPEVLTVM
- a CDS encoding adenylate kinase, whose product is MRIILMGPPGCGKGTQGKMLEERYSIPQLSTGDMLRAAVGEGTEVGRKARSYMESGALVPDEVIIGIMRERLAKPDCERGYILDGFPRTVAQAEALERMLSEMKQGLLAAINLDVPDDEVVARIAGRRQCEKCGTGYHVLFKKPARDGVCDACGGRLYQRADDNEETVRARLANYKRQTEPLLGHYEGKGLLANVKGVGGIDEIYGNICSLIDKRAASGCK
- the secY gene encoding preprotein translocase subunit SecY, with protein sequence MADSITNIAKIPELRKRIFLTILLLGVYRIGIFVPTPGISADAVRNIVSQGTVFEIFNLFSGGALAQFSVFALGIMPYISASIIFQLLTVVVPSIERLSKEGEGGRKKITQYTRYGTVVLALVQGLGISVGLHKQGAVLPGVPVWEFYLTTMVTLAAGTSFLMWLGEMITERGIGNGISLIIFAGIVTRIPVGFRDAWATKEQYGGFFGFLMLLAFIAIIIAIIIYVERSYRKIPVQYAKRVVGNKMYGGQASHLPLKVNTAGVIPAIFASSIIMFPATIAQFSPGGVMQKVAATLSTGWFHSALYGGLIIFFAYFYTAVTFNPVDVAENMKKYGGFIPGIRPGKNTSDYIDRVLTRITLGGALYVAAICLLPYFLIQRFGIPSSLAYTFGGTSLLIVVGVAMDTLAQIESHLLTRHYEGFLGAKAGGRFRGRRS